A genomic segment from Lutibacter sp. A80 encodes:
- a CDS encoding Na+/H+ antiporter NhaC family protein, whose amino-acid sequence MDNYGFLSILPPIIAIILALRTKQVYVALLFGIWSSWLIMNDWNFIKGTIAAIEGMVNVFKSEGNTRTIMFSALVGALLLFIQYSRGVEGFINKINILINYFEKKQKGYSRVIVQILALLTGIILFVETSISSLTVGTLYRPIFDKLKISREKLAYIADSSSAPSSIIIPFNAWGAFIMGLLITQGIDQPFSVLLSSIKYNFYPFIAIAIVFILIISKKDFGPMAKAEKRTKETGKVLNENSKPMISETITSFEPKKGIKAKAYNMVIPLFTMVIMMPLNLAYTGWNKVEEYSSFSNHLSQAIGEGSGSSSVLYAVITAILVAIISYKIQGIMKVEEMVDLTLKGISELMPLALLMLFAFAISDACNQLGTGQFIANWSKEWLSPEFLPAIVFIISSFIAFSTGTSWGTFAIMIAIAIPMATIHEANIGLVIAATLGGGVFGDHCSPISDTTIISSMSSATDHIDHVKTQLPYALVGGAITTLIYLIMGLYFN is encoded by the coding sequence TATTATGAACGACTGGAATTTTATAAAAGGAACTATTGCAGCAATTGAAGGAATGGTGAACGTATTTAAATCTGAAGGTAACACCCGAACCATTATGTTTAGCGCACTTGTTGGTGCACTGCTACTATTTATTCAATACTCTAGAGGGGTTGAAGGTTTTATTAATAAAATTAATATCTTAATTAATTATTTTGAAAAAAAACAAAAAGGTTACAGCAGGGTAATTGTCCAAATTCTAGCTTTATTAACAGGGATTATTCTTTTTGTTGAAACAAGCATTAGTTCCTTAACTGTAGGTACACTTTATAGACCTATTTTTGATAAGTTAAAAATTTCTAGAGAAAAATTAGCTTATATAGCCGATTCTAGCTCTGCTCCTTCATCAATTATAATACCTTTTAATGCTTGGGGAGCTTTTATTATGGGCTTGCTAATTACGCAAGGTATAGACCAACCTTTTTCGGTACTTCTATCTTCAATTAAATACAATTTTTATCCTTTTATTGCTATAGCAATTGTATTTATTTTGATTATTTCTAAAAAAGATTTTGGTCCTATGGCTAAAGCCGAAAAAAGAACTAAAGAAACAGGAAAGGTTTTAAATGAAAATTCTAAACCTATGATTTCTGAAACAATAACTTCTTTTGAACCTAAAAAAGGCATTAAAGCTAAAGCATACAATATGGTTATTCCATTATTTACTATGGTAATTATGATGCCTTTAAACCTAGCCTATACCGGTTGGAATAAAGTTGAAGAATACTCATCATTTTCTAATCATTTGTCTCAAGCTATAGGAGAAGGTTCTGGTTCTTCATCTGTATTATATGCTGTTATAACAGCTATACTTGTTGCTATAATTTCATACAAAATACAAGGTATTATGAAAGTTGAAGAAATGGTTGATTTAACATTAAAAGGAATTAGCGAATTAATGCCTCTTGCCTTATTAATGCTTTTTGCTTTTGCTATTAGTGATGCTTGTAATCAACTTGGCACAGGCCAATTTATAGCTAACTGGTCTAAAGAATGGTTATCTCCAGAATTTTTACCTGCAATTGTTTTTATTATTAGTTCGTTTATAGCTTTTTCAACTGGAACTTCTTGGGGTACTTTTGCAATTATGATCGCTATTGCAATTCCAATGGCTACTATTCACGAAGCAAACATAGGTCTTGTAATTGCTGCAACTTTAGGAGGTGGTGTTTTTGGAGATCATTGTTCTCCTATTTCCGACACTACAATAATTTCATCTATGTCATCAGCTACCGACCATATAGACCACGTTAAAACACAATTACCATACGCCTTAGTTGGAGGAGCAATTACCACACTTATATATTTAATTATGGGTTTGTACTTTAATTAA
- a CDS encoding D-alanyl-D-alanine carboxypeptidase, with protein MSKLKLICLAFIFIFIGCKSSRVSKKISRQLDSDFFNNQFTGLLVYNPAADKTIYNYNEDKYFTPASNTKIFTLYTALQYLPNRIPSFKYTIEKDTLNVLGTGDPTFLHPYFKDSTALKMFSNYEKINLIIDNLEDKKYGPGWAWEDYDTYFSPEKSNFPMYGNVITINYDTELKTSPEALKDSVYLKPSGFKRAYNSNQFYYQPNPSKTKEIPMVIDSLIIKKLWNHLLPNKVHLTTNSSIKMKHTAYGIETDSLYKRMMHKSDNFLAEQILILASSTLSDTLNSSSIRKELLKNKLSDLKQQPRWVDGSGLSRYNLFTPTSFVQVLTKLYNEIPKKRLLNFFPVGGELGTLKNWYAGNPTPYVYAKSGSFGNNYSLSGYLITKSNKVLIFSFMNNHFKTSTNTVRQEIQTVLELLRDNY; from the coding sequence ATGTCAAAACTAAAACTTATTTGTTTAGCTTTTATATTTATTTTTATAGGATGTAAATCTTCCCGAGTATCAAAAAAAATATCTAGACAACTTGATAGTGACTTTTTTAACAACCAATTTACAGGGTTATTGGTCTACAACCCGGCAGCAGATAAAACTATATACAATTATAATGAAGATAAATACTTTACACCTGCCAGTAATACCAAAATTTTTACACTTTATACTGCCTTGCAGTATTTACCAAATAGAATACCTTCATTTAAATATACTATTGAAAAAGATACGTTAAACGTATTAGGCACAGGAGATCCAACATTTTTACACCCATATTTTAAAGATAGTACTGCTTTAAAAATGTTTAGTAATTATGAAAAAATAAATCTAATTATCGATAATTTAGAAGATAAAAAGTATGGTCCGGGATGGGCTTGGGAAGATTATGACACTTATTTTAGCCCAGAAAAAAGTAACTTTCCAATGTACGGAAATGTAATAACTATTAATTATGACACTGAACTAAAAACTAGTCCAGAAGCGTTAAAAGATAGTGTTTACCTAAAACCTTCTGGCTTTAAAAGAGCATATAATTCTAATCAGTTTTATTACCAACCTAATCCGAGTAAAACAAAAGAAATACCAATGGTAATAGATTCGTTAATAATTAAAAAGTTATGGAATCATCTTTTACCTAATAAAGTTCATTTAACCACAAATTCATCCATAAAAATGAAACATACGGCTTATGGAATTGAGACTGACTCGCTATACAAACGTATGATGCATAAAAGTGATAATTTTTTAGCTGAACAAATACTTATATTAGCCTCTTCAACCTTATCTGACACTTTAAATTCTAGCTCCATAAGAAAAGAACTTCTTAAAAATAAATTGAGCGATTTAAAACAACAACCTCGATGGGTAGATGGCTCTGGACTAAGTCGGTATAATTTATTTACACCAACATCATTTGTACAAGTTTTAACAAAGTTATATAATGAAATCCCTAAAAAACGCTTGCTGAATTTTTTCCCAGTTGGTGGTGAATTAGGAACTTTAAAAAATTGGTATGCAGGGAATCCAACGCCATATGTATATGCAAAATCAGGTTCTTTTGGCAACAATTATAGCTTAAGTGGCTATTTAATTACAAAATCTAATAAAGTATTAATATTTAGCTTTATGAATAACCACTTTAAAACTTCAACAAATACGGTTAGACAAGAAATTCAGACTGTATTAGAATTACTAAGAGACAATTACTAA